Part of the Carcharodon carcharias isolate sCarCar2 chromosome 11, sCarCar2.pri, whole genome shotgun sequence genome, CCGTGTGCTTTAATATAACAGAATGTTGGTGGAGTCAAGTCTTGAGATGCAAGACGTGGTATTGGAAATGAGTTCAGGTTCAGGTAGGATGGCCTGGTTTTACATTTCCTGACTCTGTTTGAGATGGCACGCAGAATGGTTGATGCATTCATGGCCAGAGACACACAAATGCTTCAGGGAGCTGGAAAAATCTTACTGATGTTTACGTTTCATGATGTTGATTAACATTTTGTAAAACTTGTTTACCAAGTCTGTAAGATTGTTTCAACTGCACAAGTCTTCATGTCCTATATGTGGAGCCttaagaatttaaaaaatatatataattaatACGATGAAATGATCTGtttttcaaatatatttttaGAATGAAACAGTTCAAGAGGAAGAGGAAAAGCAATTTTACAATGAAAGAAACCGAAACCTTGTTGAAGGAAGTGGAGGACAGAAGAGATATAATTTATACCCAACATCATGATGCAATAACCAATGAGTTAAAATGGATGGCTTGGAAGGAGATAGCAGAAAAAGTCAGTGCTGCAAGTGGTGGTGAACAGCGCACTGCATATGAAGTAAAGAAGAAATATACTGATTTAAAATGTTACCTGAAGAAAAGAGGGGAATGCTTGGATAGGATGGAAGCCATAATGACTGGCTGTAGTCCTACTTCACTACATGGTTTTAACCACAATGCTGTCAATGGTGAAACATCTTGTAAGTTTGAAGATTCATTATTGATTGATGAACCCAATAGACCTCTTTGTGTAGTTAAAGTAGAAGATGGTGATGATCAcgaagaagaagaagaggaggAACAGGGACTGCAAAATAAAGAGGTTTGGTCATTAATTATTTGAGAACGATCTAAGAGGGAGATGAAGGTGATTAGGTTTCTGGCAAATATGTACTTTTCCCCAGCATTGTTGAGAAGAATCATTTATAGTAAGTTCAATGATGCAACAATTTGATTTCAATTGATATTGCACTCATTTATGAGCATGAAAGTGGGATTCTAATGCGGAGCTGGCCACACATTCATCAGCAAGTGTGCCAATGTTGGCCAGCAATCCACAAACTAGAAGTTCCTAGAATTCTTTTCCATTTGTTCTATTTTCCATATGCCATCAGAAAGATCCAGTGCCTACGCAGTGGAAACCACCCAGCCTGTGTTCCTCGCGTTAATTTTACAATTTGAAGCCATGTACAACAACAGCTTTCATTTGCATAACATGTTTAATGCTCTGGGTGCTTTGCATAGGTGTGAGGAAATAGGTATGTAGCCAATGAAGGAAGTATTAGGAGGGCTGACTGAAAGATTGGCCAGAGAAATAGATTTTAAAGAGGTTAAAGGAATGGTGGAAGATTTAGGAGAGAATTCTAAAATTTGGAGCTATATAGTTATCTATATACTTGGCTTGTATtcctttgagtttagaagatAGAGGGGTAATCTAATTAAGGTAGTTAAGATGATAAAATGATTCAATaaggtagatacagagaaactatttcctctgctgCAGGAATCCAGAAAAAAGGGTCACAGTATTAACTTTAGAGTTAGGCCATTCTggaatgaaatcaggaagcattttttcacacAAATTCATGGGTATTTGGAATTCATTTTCCTGTAAGTCATGGATGCTGGGTTGCTCAAAACTCTCAAGACCAAAAAGCATGACATTTTTATTGGGTGAAAGTATAAAAGAATATTGAACAAAGGAGGAAAAGGAAGTTGAAATATAGATCAATCATGAACTAATTAAGTAGCAGAATGTCCGACTCCTGTCTCTTATGTTCCCAAGTACATGGCCACCAACGGTAGGTCAAAAGGAAGGGGAATGCACAAGAGAATGGAATTAGGGAAATGAGTTAAGGCAGAAGCACCGACCTGgtgtagattacagagataaggtcaaggagggatttaaccgcaaggttgagaattttcaaTTTGGTACATTGCAGTATCGGTAGCCAGTGTACATGAGCATAAAATAGCCTAATCGGCAAGTAGGACTTGGTGTGGTCAGTTAATCTTTGGATGAACAATTTACATGTCAATTACCAGTCTGAAACTAGTTAGCTGCTGTATCAGACTCAGCCTGCCCTTTACATTGCCTGTCTCTAACTGCAAATTAGCTGTGAAGGAGAGCGTGTGTGGAGCACACAGATTGGTGCATCTGGATTCTCCactttccacattctcactaatATTTGCATAATAATGATTTTAATTTCCTTATTTATACTTATAAACCTAAATGTAATTTTCTTTAGTTAATGATTAAGTGTTCAGTGAATTGACTTGCTGCTGCATTCTAATGTAACACTGGATTGCTGGAAAGTTCTTTGCAGTTTCATGCTGTAGCTCAAAGGCACCAGACATTTAATAGATGCTCGGCACAAAGCCTAACACCTGGAGTTGTTGTCTGGATGTAAGCTCTAGATGGTTAGAGTTGGAGAATACATTACTTTATGATTCTCAGTTATTTTGGTCGAAAAGTCAGCAAGTGCATGATACTGAGGCCTGGCTGCTAACATTGGCTAACCTTGCTTGCTGTCACTCCTGACTGACATGCTGCTTGCTTTGCTGCATTCTCATCAGAAATTAAAATCTAGCCCTGAGAAATTTATTTTTCAGAAGTATTTTCTGTGTTTGGAATGCCTATGCTATTCTTTTCTATTGGTAGTCTGTATTGACATAAGCCTGTCTCAGGCTGGCTTACTACAGTTTTGAATGTATATTTACATACAGGAATTGTAGAATTGTTTATAATAGAGTCAAGCTGGCCAACCAAAGCACACAGTAGGACTTACTGTGTCTGGTGCCTGCATCTTCAAAGGAGAATCACTGAGAATGAAGTCCCAAAGGATATCAATTTTAGAACAGGGAAATAATCAGAATGTGTTTGTTTTTGTATAAAACATCATGGGAAAAATTTTATGCgcgggtgagtgggggcaggcaCGAACCCGATCTGCGCCCCCAATTGGgtgcacaccaccattttatgtgggtggaccaattaaggcccgcccagtgtgacgacGCACACTCGGAAGTGCTATGCGGGcagaggggggattccctgagtcagggcctgcgctgtttcgcgcatgcatgtgaatgagtgcagaaatctccctgagtcacctctgtgcctcagggagatcagttttagttctgagctggaacatgtccattaatttttttaaaaatatttatttaaataataaacccttcatgaaacctcatcctgccaaactgacaatctaggTGACGACGGGATgcccgcccaacgtcaccacatgtcattttacatgtcagcgagcgggccctgccctgcTTGCCGACGGGGAAATTCTTCCCCGTATGCAAATTAAAGCAAAAACTTGTCAACTTCCTTCCCCATAAAAATTTTACTTAAGAAAGGGACATTTTAGGTTACTACTTTCAAATGGCTGTTTACAGCATATGAGACAAGTGAAACTTTAAACAATGCCATATTTCAAAGTTGGATTTTCATATTCTGTCACGCACTCAATGGTTTTTATTTGTTAATGCTTAGAAGTCAAAATCAATGTCTGTTCATTGAAAGAAAGCAGGTAGCAACTTGTGGAAGCATTGTGCCAATTTTCAAGTTGGAGAAAACCTTAAGTAAAGGTTCCTAATTCAGACTATCTTACTCACAGGATCTGCAAATTACACTTAAGCACTTGCTGAAGAAATATTTCCTAAAGAAAGGAGGCAAATAAGATAAACATGTAATTTTATATCTTTCTTATCTTCGCTATATAAAAAAACCCCTGAAGCGATGGACAGCAAAGAGCTGCTTTCCTATCTCCTATGTAAAGATTTATTTAGGAACGGAAGTGTTCATAAATGTACTTGCAGTGGGAAAAGAAACTAATTATTTAAGGAATTGATCAAGAAAGCTTTGCTATGTTTGGGAATGATCCCATACAAATTCCTTTCCAATTTCTTTTTGGTAGCGACATGCATGTTTACCCCATTTTCACAACCCACCCTTGGAATCGTGCAACATTCTTACTCACTGCCTGCAATGTCGTGGGAACTTTTATtgcatatatataaatatatttttttttgttttaacagATTAGGAATGTGGCAGAAGAACCCGGTGTGCTCGCAAGCCCGCTTCCTACTATTCGAACGCTTGAAGAGGTTGACAATTTTTCAGAGGCAGAGGGGTGTTCTTCAAGCTCCGATCAGCCTACAATGGAGAATTGCAATTCACATGCACTCTTCTTTATAGAGAAACAGCGGTTAGAGCTGGAGAAACAACGTGTGGCCCTAGAATCTGAAAGACTCCAGGTGGAGAAAGAGCGcttacaaattgaaaaagaaaagtTGCGTTATCTAGATATTGAAAATGAACGGCTGCAGCTGGAAAAGGAACGCTTGCAGCTGGAGAAAGAACGCTTGCACatcaagagagagaaattgaAGCTATTGACCCTGCAGGCCCAAAAGTTACCACAAGAGAAGGAATGTAACTTGCTGGCTGAAAAAACAAACTTAAAGTTGGTGGATATTGAAGCAGAAAAGTTGAAATTGGAAAGAGAACGTTTAcagttaaagaaagaaagactacAGTTTTTGAATATTGAGTCTGAAAAGCTCCAGATCGAGAAAGAACGACTGAAACTTGAACGG contains:
- the msantd4 gene encoding myb/SANT-like DNA-binding domain-containing protein 4, encoding MKQFKRKRKSNFTMKETETLLKEVEDRRDIIYTQHHDAITNELKWMAWKEIAEKVSAASGGEQRTAYEVKKKYTDLKCYLKKRGECLDRMEAIMTGCSPTSLHGFNHNAVNGETSCKFEDSLLIDEPNRPLCVVKVEDGDDHEEEEEEEQGLQNKEIRNVAEEPGVLASPLPTIRTLEEVDNFSEAEGCSSSSDQPTMENCNSHALFFIEKQRLELEKQRVALESERLQVEKERLQIEKEKLRYLDIENERLQLEKERLQLEKERLHIKREKLKLLTLQAQKLPQEKECNLLAEKTNLKLVDIEAEKLKLERERLQLKKERLQFLNIESEKLQIEKERLKLEREHLHLQKDCQKQ